The Microcebus murinus isolate Inina chromosome 1, M.murinus_Inina_mat1.0, whole genome shotgun sequence genome includes a region encoding these proteins:
- the MUSTN1 gene encoding musculoskeletal embryonic nuclear protein 1 isoform X1: MSTPTVPTVAHSGTHIRKHAQPVPRGQHLPPASKAAVQAAVLGEPLSSPRINSEASAAGLHHQGACGAGVASRTGRQLYKLQRAGPAQISPAAAAGEAPLEASACTALAMSQADTQEAPIKKKRPPVKEEDLKGARGSLAKNQEIKSKTYQVMRECEQAGSAAPSVFSRTRTGTETVFEKPKAGPDKSVFG, encoded by the exons ATGAGCACTCCAACAGTTCCGACTGTCGCACATTCCGGGACCCACATCCGTAAACACGCACAGCCAGTCCCACGGGGCCAGCACCTCCCGCCTGCGAGCAAAGCAGCTGTCCAGGCAGCAGTGCTCGGAGAGCCCCTCTCATCTCCGAGAATAAACTCTGAAGCCAGCGCGGCAGGCCTGCATCATCAGGGAGCCTGCGGCGCGGGGGTGGCTTCCAGGACGGGCAGGCAGCTATATAAGCTCCAGAGGGCTGGCCCCGCTCAGATCTCGCCAGCTGCTGCCGCCGGAGAGGCGCCTTTGGAGGCCAGCGCTTGCACAGCACTCGCCATGTCCCAG GCTGACACTCAGGAAGCCCCCATCAAGAAGAAGCGCCCCCCTGTGAAGGAGGAGGACCTGAAGGGGGCTCGAGGGAGCCTGGCCAAGAACCAGGAGATCAAGTCCAAGACCTACCAGGTCATGCGGGAGTGCG AGCAAGCCGGCTCGGCCGCCCCATCCGTGTTCAGCCGCACACGCACGGGCACAGAGACCGTCTTCGAGAAGCCCAAAGCGGGACCCGACAAGAGCGTCTTTGGCTGA
- the MUSTN1 gene encoding musculoskeletal embryonic nuclear protein 1 isoform X2, with translation MSTPTVPTVAHSGTHIRKHAQPVPRGQHLPPASKAAVQAAVLGEPLSSPRINSEASAAGLHHQGACGAGVASRTGRQLYKLQRAGPAQISPAAAAGEAPLEASACTALAMSQAISCACARVCGHEAMPVGARLCAGTPVRRGIPAPVPRAEKGADTQEAPIKKKRPPVKEEDLKGARGSLAKNQEIKSKTYQVMRECEQAGSAAPSVFSRTRTGTETVFEKPKAGPDKSVFG, from the exons ATGAGCACTCCAACAGTTCCGACTGTCGCACATTCCGGGACCCACATCCGTAAACACGCACAGCCAGTCCCACGGGGCCAGCACCTCCCGCCTGCGAGCAAAGCAGCTGTCCAGGCAGCAGTGCTCGGAGAGCCCCTCTCATCTCCGAGAATAAACTCTGAAGCCAGCGCGGCAGGCCTGCATCATCAGGGAGCCTGCGGCGCGGGGGTGGCTTCCAGGACGGGCAGGCAGCTATATAAGCTCCAGAGGGCTGGCCCCGCTCAGATCTCGCCAGCTGCTGCCGCCGGAGAGGCGCCTTTGGAGGCCAGCGCTTGCACAGCACTCGCCATGTCCCAG GCTATATCATGcgcgtgtgcgcgtgtgtgtggaCACGAGGCCATGCCTGTGGGCGCACGGCTCTGTGCCGGTACCCCAGTGAGGCGAGGAATCCCTgcacctgtccccagggctgaGAAAGGA GCTGACACTCAGGAAGCCCCCATCAAGAAGAAGCGCCCCCCTGTGAAGGAGGAGGACCTGAAGGGGGCTCGAGGGAGCCTGGCCAAGAACCAGGAGATCAAGTCCAAGACCTACCAGGTCATGCGGGAGTGCG AGCAAGCCGGCTCGGCCGCCCCATCCGTGTTCAGCCGCACACGCACGGGCACAGAGACCGTCTTCGAGAAGCCCAAAGCGGGACCCGACAAGAGCGTCTTTGGCTGA